A DNA window from Pseudomonas tohonis contains the following coding sequences:
- a CDS encoding isocitrate lyase/PEP mutase family protein, with protein sequence MRRASHHELRTAFRALLNSKTCYHTASVFDPMSARIAADLGFEVGILGGSVASLQVLAAPDFALITLSEFVEQAVRIGRVSRLPVIADADHGYGNALNVMRTVVELERAGIAALTIEDTLLPAQFGRKSTDLISVEEGVGKIRAALEARVDPDLSIIARTHAGVLSTEEVIARTKAYQAAGADGICMVGVADFEHLEAIAAHLSVPLMLVTYGNPQLRDNQRLADLGVRIVVNGHAAYFAAIKATYDCLREQRQIDTAASELSATELTHKYTLPEDYIIWAREYMDVKE encoded by the coding sequence ATGCGAAGAGCCTCTCACCACGAGTTGCGCACGGCCTTTCGTGCGCTGTTGAACTCGAAGACCTGCTATCACACCGCGTCCGTCTTCGACCCCATGTCCGCCCGCATCGCTGCCGATCTCGGCTTCGAAGTCGGCATCCTCGGCGGCTCGGTCGCCTCGTTGCAGGTCCTGGCCGCCCCGGATTTCGCGCTGATCACCCTCAGCGAGTTCGTCGAGCAGGCCGTGCGCATCGGCCGCGTCAGCCGCCTGCCGGTGATCGCCGATGCCGACCACGGCTACGGCAACGCCCTCAACGTCATGCGCACGGTGGTGGAGCTGGAGCGTGCCGGCATCGCCGCGCTCACCATCGAGGACACGCTGCTGCCGGCCCAGTTCGGGCGCAAGTCCACCGACCTGATCAGCGTCGAGGAAGGCGTCGGCAAGATCCGTGCGGCCCTGGAGGCGCGTGTCGACCCGGACCTGTCGATCATCGCCCGCACCCATGCCGGCGTGCTCTCCACCGAGGAGGTGATCGCCCGCACCAAGGCCTACCAGGCTGCCGGCGCCGACGGCATCTGCATGGTCGGCGTCGCCGACTTCGAGCACCTGGAAGCCATCGCCGCGCACCTCAGCGTGCCGCTGATGCTGGTCACCTACGGCAACCCGCAACTGCGTGACAACCAGCGCCTGGCCGACCTTGGCGTGCGCATCGTGGTCAACGGCCACGCCGCCTACTTCGCCGCCATCAAGGCCACCTACGACTGCCTGCGCGAGCAGCGCCAGATCGACACCGCCGCCTCCGAACTGAGCGCCACCGAGCTGACCCACAAGTACACCCTGCCCGAGGACTACATCATCTGGGCGCGGGAATACATGGATGTGAAGGAATAG